GCGCCGAGAGCAGGGCGGCGAAGACGCCCGAGCGGGTGCGCGGCAGCCCGCCGGAGCGGAAGAGCAGGAAGAGGCCGCCGGCCAGGAGCACGCGGAAGACCAGCTCCTCGTAGATCCCCGCCCCCAGTGAAAGGACGATCCCCTCCGCGAGCGGGAGCGACGCCAGCGTCCCCCCGTCCGCCGCGAGGCGCACCCCCGCGCCCTCCAGGACCCACTGCGTCGCCGTCCCCACCACCACGCCGAAGAGGAGCGCGTAGACGGCGCTCTCCGCCATCATCCCCGCGAAGACCCGCCCCTCCACCCCCCGCATCCGCTTCCGCCGCCACTCCGCCACGACCACCACCCCCGCGACCGCCACCAGGAAGGCCGTCAGCGCGATGGTGTCGTGCAGCCCGCCCGTGGCGAGGAGCGCCCGGAGGAGCACGTCCGCCCCGTTTCGCAGCGGCGCCTCCGAGGTGGCGGAGACCCACGCCGCCCCCGCCTCGTACAGCAGGAGGAGGGGGATCGCGAATAGCAGCGAGTACGTCTGCGTCCGGGAAAGCTCGTAGTAGCGTCGCATCGGGCGGGTGCGTGGGCTCCGGCGTGTGGCCTGTGGATTGCGAAAACGGGGTGCGTCCGCGCGGACGGCGCCGCCGTCCGCCCAGGGAACTACGGCCAC
The Longimicrobiaceae bacterium genome window above contains:
- a CDS encoding CPBP family intramembrane glutamic endopeptidase produces the protein MRRYYELSRTQTYSLLFAIPLLLLYEAGAAWVSATSEAPLRNGADVLLRALLATGGLHDTIALTAFLVAVAGVVVVAEWRRKRMRGVEGRVFAGMMAESAVYALLFGVVVGTATQWVLEGAGVRLAADGGTLASLPLAEGIVLSLGAGIYEELVFRVLLAGGLFLLFRSGGLPRTRSGVFAALLSALAFSAFHYIGPYGDPWQLGSFTFRFLAGLAFSALFLVRGFGIAAWTHALYDVFLLLFMLGR